Proteins from one Mycobacterium sp. EPa45 genomic window:
- a CDS encoding (2Fe-2S)-binding protein yields the protein MHDRSIRVSVNGIPFEATVEPRLTLADFLRERCGLTGTHLGCEHGSCGACTVLLDGAAVRSCLVFAVQAEDAEVSTVEGVASADGELSPVQAALRDCHGLQCGFCTPGFVMSITALLRDNPHPTDEEIREGLSGNFCRCTGYQGIVNAVHQAAERGAAAT from the coding sequence ATGCATGATCGTTCGATCCGGGTGTCGGTCAACGGAATCCCCTTTGAGGCGACCGTCGAGCCGCGGCTGACGCTGGCCGACTTCCTGCGCGAGCGCTGCGGCCTGACCGGCACGCACCTGGGGTGCGAGCACGGCTCGTGCGGCGCATGCACGGTACTGCTCGACGGGGCGGCAGTGCGTTCCTGCCTGGTGTTCGCCGTGCAGGCCGAGGACGCCGAGGTCTCGACCGTGGAGGGTGTGGCATCGGCCGACGGCGAGCTGTCGCCGGTGCAGGCGGCGCTGCGTGACTGCCACGGACTGCAATGTGGTTTCTGCACACCGGGCTTCGTCATGTCGATCACGGCGCTGCTGCGCGACAACCCGCATCCGACCGACGAAGAGATCCGTGAGGGTCTGTCCGGCAACTTCTGCCGCTGCACGGGGTATCAGGGCATCGTCAATGCCGTCCACCAAGCCGCCGAAAGAGGCGCGGCCGCAACCTAA
- a CDS encoding xanthine dehydrogenase family protein subunit M yields MKPAPFDYHRPDSVAAAAQMLTELGDDAKLLGGGQSLVPMLSMRLAFFDHLIDISRLDEMKGIEANGDTLRIGGGTTHAAVGADEQVRTSVPLLTKATPLIGHFQIRSRGTIGGSIAHADPAAEYGAVALALDATIETVSVSGRREIPAGEFFAGVWETAMEPDEILVGVRFPVWSGRCGFAVEEFARRHGDFAIAGAVAAVELDADDKVRRSAVGLLGLSATPRRASAAEEAIAGRPVGDITAEEIGELAMTGLDDIPADLQGSADYRRKVGAAMAAQAWRAAVKEAFDA; encoded by the coding sequence ATGAAGCCGGCTCCGTTCGACTACCACCGGCCTGACAGTGTCGCCGCGGCGGCGCAGATGCTCACCGAACTGGGTGACGACGCCAAACTGCTCGGCGGTGGCCAAAGCCTGGTCCCGATGCTGTCGATGCGCCTGGCGTTCTTCGACCATCTGATCGACATCTCGCGACTCGACGAGATGAAGGGCATCGAGGCCAACGGCGACACGCTGCGGATCGGTGGTGGCACCACCCATGCCGCGGTGGGGGCCGATGAGCAGGTGCGCACCAGCGTCCCGCTGCTGACCAAGGCCACGCCGCTGATCGGGCACTTCCAGATCCGCAGCCGGGGCACCATCGGTGGTTCGATCGCCCACGCCGATCCCGCGGCCGAATATGGTGCTGTCGCGTTGGCGCTGGACGCCACGATCGAGACGGTGTCGGTGTCCGGGCGGCGTGAGATCCCGGCCGGCGAGTTCTTCGCCGGCGTGTGGGAGACCGCGATGGAACCCGACGAGATCTTGGTCGGCGTGCGGTTCCCGGTCTGGTCCGGTCGATGCGGTTTCGCGGTGGAGGAATTCGCGCGCCGCCACGGTGATTTCGCGATCGCCGGTGCAGTGGCTGCTGTCGAACTCGATGCCGACGACAAGGTCCGGCGCAGCGCCGTCGGGTTGCTGGGGCTCAGTGCCACACCGCGGCGCGCATCGGCGGCCGAGGAGGCGATCGCCGGCCGGCCGGTCGGCGACATCACCGCGGAAGAAATCGGTGAGCTCGCGATGACGGGGCTCGACGACATTCCGGCCGACCTTCAGGGTTCGGCCGACTATCGACGAAAGGTCGGGGCGGCCATGGCGGCACAGGCATGGCGGGCTGCGGTCAAGGAGGCATTCGATGCATGA